In Rhodocyclaceae bacterium, a single genomic region encodes these proteins:
- a CDS encoding TolC family protein has protein sequence MHRRAGSCLKRGARAFVGMLAVVLSGTCIAGAPPLTLVDALGMAERSNASLQAVIARQDAARAASVTARQLPNPDIEVIAGPVRPRSIGGPDGHALAINFGQPLDYAGLRAVRARLADLGSDGAEAAVRTLRRSLYARVRVHFYQVLQRQEQLRIAEEELLALQQIRERVNLRVQLGEAPRLDLIRADTELLNARRNRDSSIVRVEQARGALASLIGMPPGELPRIEGALPSLTAVPSLVEIRDQALRSSPELGQLEAEQRRARARVELEQGLRRPQVRMLVGHDTEPDQTRWRLGLSVPLPLFNQRQGQILEAQADASFADAQFASRRQQLLGEIDYAIAGYSIARQQVDAFESGLIRQAEQTVRVAEAAYRFGERGIIDYLDAQRTLRGVRQEYINALYEARYALIEVERLVGVDVLGGIK, from the coding sequence GTGCATCGTCGAGCAGGTTCGTGCCTGAAGCGCGGCGCCAGGGCGTTTGTGGGCATGCTGGCCGTGGTGCTGTCGGGTACTTGCATCGCCGGCGCGCCCCCGTTGACCCTGGTCGACGCGCTGGGGATGGCGGAACGCAGCAATGCCTCGCTGCAGGCGGTGATCGCACGTCAGGATGCCGCACGGGCTGCGTCCGTCACCGCGCGCCAGTTGCCGAACCCCGACATCGAGGTGATCGCAGGTCCGGTCCGACCGCGCAGCATCGGTGGGCCGGACGGACATGCACTGGCGATCAACTTCGGGCAGCCGCTCGACTATGCCGGACTGCGTGCGGTCCGCGCCAGGCTGGCCGATCTCGGCAGCGATGGCGCGGAGGCCGCCGTCCGCACCTTGCGGCGCTCGCTGTATGCCCGGGTACGCGTCCACTTCTACCAGGTGCTGCAGCGACAGGAGCAACTGCGGATCGCCGAAGAGGAACTCCTCGCGCTGCAGCAGATCCGTGAGCGGGTGAACCTTCGGGTGCAACTGGGCGAGGCGCCGCGCCTTGATCTGATCCGTGCCGACACCGAGCTGCTGAACGCCCGGCGCAACCGTGATTCTTCAATCGTCAGGGTGGAGCAGGCGCGGGGCGCGCTGGCTTCGCTGATCGGCATGCCGCCGGGCGAACTGCCGCGTATCGAGGGCGCGCTGCCCTCGCTCACCGCCGTGCCGTCGCTCGTGGAGATCCGCGACCAGGCTCTGCGCAGCAGTCCGGAGCTCGGGCAACTGGAGGCGGAACAGCGGCGGGCTCGCGCCAGGGTTGAACTGGAGCAGGGCCTGCGCAGACCACAGGTCCGGATGCTGGTCGGCCACGACACCGAGCCGGACCAGACCCGTTGGCGCCTCGGGCTTTCGGTGCCGTTGCCGCTGTTCAACCAGCGCCAGGGGCAGATCCTGGAAGCGCAGGCCGACGCCTCATTCGCCGATGCGCAGTTCGCGTCGCGCCGGCAGCAACTGCTTGGCGAGATCGACTATGCGATTGCCGGCTACTCGATCGCGCGGCAGCAGGTCGACGCCTTCGAGAGCGGGCTGATCCGCCAGGCCGAACAGACAGTGCGCGTGGCCGAGGCCGCCTACCGTTTCGGTGAGCGCGGGATCATCGACTACCTCGACGCACAGCGGACGCTGCGTGGCGTGCGCCAGGAATACATCAATGCGCTGTACGAGGCGCGCTACGCGCTGATCGAAGTCGAGCGCCTGGTGGGCGTCGACGTGCTCGGAGGAATCAAATGA
- a CDS encoding response regulator yields the protein MKILIVEDDATLADGLTRILTESELRVEHVVTGEAAEAALLRERYDLIVLDIGLPGIDGFEVLRRLRKRPEYVPVLVLSARDAIEDRVHGLDLGADDYLPKPFALPELEARVRALLRRGQANKNPQLRNGPLLLDTVARRATLSGQAIDLTSREWSVLENLMLRAGQVVSKENLMQALSNWDKELSMNAIEVYMSRLRAKVEAGGVRIRTVRGFGYLLEEQNEPG from the coding sequence GTGAAGATCCTGATCGTTGAAGACGATGCTACGCTGGCAGACGGACTGACACGCATCCTCACCGAGTCCGAACTGAGGGTCGAACATGTGGTGACCGGCGAGGCCGCCGAAGCTGCCCTCCTGCGCGAGCGCTACGATCTCATCGTACTGGACATCGGCCTGCCTGGCATCGACGGCTTCGAAGTCCTGCGCCGGCTGCGCAAGCGGCCCGAGTACGTGCCGGTGCTCGTGCTGTCCGCACGAGACGCAATCGAGGATCGCGTCCACGGGCTGGACCTGGGTGCCGACGACTACCTGCCCAAGCCGTTCGCGCTGCCGGAACTCGAAGCGCGGGTGCGCGCGCTGCTGCGCCGGGGCCAGGCGAACAAGAATCCGCAATTGCGCAACGGGCCGCTGCTGCTCGATACCGTGGCGCGACGGGCGACCCTCAGCGGCCAGGCCATCGACCTGACCAGCCGCGAATGGAGCGTGCTCGAGAATCTGATGCTGCGTGCCGGCCAGGTCGTGTCCAAGGAAAACCTGATGCAGGCCTTGTCGAACTGGGACAAGGAACTGTCGATGAATGCCATCGAGGTCTACATGTCCCGTCTGCGCGCGAAAGTGGAAGCAGGCGGCGTGCGCATCCGGACGGTAAGGGGGTTCGGCTATCTGCTCGAAGAGCAGAATGAGCCCGGCTGA
- a CDS encoding sensor histidine kinase N-terminal domain-containing protein, giving the protein MSPADRSEPETRPREVGNAARPDTAHPARSPEGVAGLRGQSLRQQLLIWLAIPLALLLVAGTLFSYWVALRSATITYDRALLDPALALAEHVDSESGNTVLDLPKVAQDVLRIDSYDRIYFSVSRLNGELLAGQPELPPPPPVVPVGHRTFYDGTVNAERVRIAALYVPQPNGPVVIQVAETMVKRNRLTREILIGETIPDLMVATMAMVLVWFGILRSLAPLERLRSEIAQRSARDLRPLDGSYAPTEVRPLVATLNDLLGDLRDALDAQQRFTANAAHQLRTPLAGLQTQVELALRQPAPEPMLRSLHQLRSATVRAAHLANQLLALSRAEPGGHRPDALRALDLRSVAQDAASLWVPRALAKDLDLGFELEAAPIVGDARLLRDLLDNLIENAIRYTPAGGSITVRTAVESDNAVLSVVDDGPGIPSGQREQVFQRFYRAPGTIGDGSGLGLAIVQEIANVHAARVTIDDGPAGRGTLIRASFAKAPPGSVPAARRTLDLVSPVPR; this is encoded by the coding sequence ATGAGCCCGGCTGACCGGTCGGAACCGGAGACCAGGCCGCGCGAAGTCGGCAACGCCGCACGCCCCGATACGGCACATCCCGCGCGGTCGCCGGAGGGTGTCGCGGGCCTGCGCGGGCAAAGCCTGCGTCAGCAACTGCTGATCTGGCTGGCGATCCCGCTCGCACTGCTGCTGGTCGCCGGGACACTGTTCTCGTACTGGGTTGCGCTGCGCTCCGCTACGATAACCTATGACCGGGCACTCCTCGACCCGGCCCTGGCGCTGGCCGAGCATGTCGACAGCGAGAGCGGAAACACCGTGCTCGACCTGCCGAAAGTGGCGCAGGACGTGCTGCGCATCGACAGCTACGACCGGATCTACTTCTCGGTCTCGCGCTTGAACGGCGAACTGCTGGCCGGCCAGCCCGAACTGCCGCCACCGCCGCCGGTGGTACCGGTCGGGCACCGTACGTTCTACGACGGCACGGTCAACGCGGAGCGAGTGCGAATCGCCGCACTGTACGTACCGCAGCCGAACGGCCCGGTCGTCATCCAGGTCGCCGAGACGATGGTCAAGCGCAACCGCCTCACGCGCGAGATACTGATCGGCGAGACGATCCCGGACCTGATGGTGGCAACCATGGCGATGGTTCTGGTCTGGTTCGGCATACTGCGCAGCCTCGCGCCGCTCGAGCGGTTGCGCTCGGAAATCGCCCAGCGCTCTGCGCGCGATCTGCGGCCACTGGACGGGAGCTACGCGCCCACCGAGGTACGGCCACTGGTCGCCACCCTGAACGACCTCCTCGGCGACCTGCGCGACGCGCTCGACGCCCAGCAGCGCTTTACCGCCAACGCCGCGCACCAGTTGCGTACGCCGCTGGCGGGGCTGCAGACCCAGGTCGAGCTCGCGCTGCGGCAACCGGCGCCGGAACCGATGCTGCGCAGCCTGCACCAGTTGCGCAGCGCGACGGTGCGCGCCGCGCACCTCGCCAACCAGTTGCTGGCCCTGTCTCGAGCCGAACCCGGCGGGCACCGACCGGACGCGCTACGCGCCCTGGACCTGCGTTCGGTCGCCCAGGATGCGGCGTCCCTCTGGGTGCCGCGCGCGCTCGCGAAGGATCTCGATCTCGGCTTCGAACTGGAGGCGGCCCCGATCGTCGGCGACGCGCGGCTGCTGCGCGACCTGCTCGACAACCTGATCGAGAACGCGATCCGCTATACGCCAGCAGGTGGCTCGATCACCGTACGCACGGCAGTAGAGTCCGACAACGCCGTGCTGAGCGTGGTCGACGATGGTCCGGGGATACCGTCAGGACAGCGTGAACAGGTGTTCCAACGCTTCTACCGGGCTCCCGGTACGATCGGAGACGGGAGCGGCCTGGGGCTCGCGATCGTACAAGAGATCGCCAACGTGCACGCTGCCCGCGTGACGATCGACGATGGTCCGGCCGGCCGGGGTACGCTGATCCGGGCATCTTTCGCGAAGGCACCGCCGGGATCCGTCCCGGCGGCGAGACGCACGCTCGACCTGGTCAGCCCAGTTCCGCGGTGA
- a CDS encoding electron transfer flavoprotein subunit alpha/FixB family protein, translated as MAILVVAEHDEGVLKSGTLNTITAATQIGADVTVLVAGDGSAAVAAEAAKVAGVSRVLVADAPHYGKPTAENIAALVLSVAGHYGHVMAPATNFGKNFMPRVAARLDVAQISEISAVVSPDTFVRPIYAGNALATVQSKDAIKVLTVRPTAFEPAATGGSAPVEAVAAVADTGQSTVTGRNLTKSERPELAAARIIVSGGRGMGNGENFKLLEALADKLGAAVGASRAAVDAGFVPNDYQVGQTGKVVAPELYVAVGISGAIQHLAGMKDSKVIVAINKDAEAPIFQVADYGLVADLFQAVPELTAELG; from the coding sequence ATGGCTATCCTGGTCGTTGCAGAACACGATGAGGGCGTGCTGAAGTCAGGCACGCTGAATACGATCACAGCGGCCACGCAGATCGGGGCCGACGTGACGGTGCTGGTCGCAGGCGACGGCAGCGCGGCGGTCGCGGCCGAGGCGGCCAAGGTCGCCGGCGTATCGCGGGTGCTTGTCGCCGACGCGCCGCATTACGGAAAACCGACGGCGGAAAACATCGCGGCACTCGTGCTGTCGGTAGCCGGGCACTACGGCCATGTAATGGCGCCGGCGACCAACTTCGGCAAGAACTTCATGCCGCGCGTTGCCGCGCGCCTGGACGTCGCGCAGATTTCCGAGATCTCCGCGGTGGTGTCGCCCGATACTTTCGTGCGCCCGATCTATGCCGGCAATGCACTGGCAACGGTGCAGTCGAAGGATGCGATCAAGGTCCTCACCGTCCGCCCGACGGCGTTCGAGCCAGCCGCCACCGGTGGCAGTGCGCCGGTCGAGGCGGTCGCCGCCGTCGCCGATACCGGACAGTCGACGGTCACCGGCCGCAACCTCACGAAGAGCGAGCGGCCGGAACTGGCAGCGGCACGCATCATCGTGTCGGGCGGGCGCGGCATGGGCAACGGCGAGAACTTCAAGCTGCTGGAAGCGCTGGCCGACAAACTCGGCGCAGCGGTCGGTGCCTCGCGGGCTGCGGTCGATGCCGGTTTCGTCCCCAACGACTACCAGGTCGGACAGACCGGCAAGGTGGTCGCGCCGGAACTGTACGTGGCTGTCGGCATCTCGGGGGCGATCCAGCACCTCGCCGGCATGAAGGACAGCAAGGTGATCGTCGCGATCAACAAGGACGCCGAGGCGCCGATCTTCCAGGTCGCAGATTACGGATTGGTCGCCGACCTGTTCCAGGCCGTGCCGGAACTCACCGCGGAACTGGGCTGA
- a CDS encoding electron transfer flavoprotein subunit beta/FixA family protein has protein sequence MKVLVAVKRVVDYNVKVRVKADGTGVDIANVKMSMNPFDEIGVEEAIRLKEAGACSEIVVVSLGVPQCQETLRTALAMGADRAILVETDAELQPLAVAKLLKAVVDREQPKLAILGKQAIDDDANQTGQMLAALLDWPQATFASKLTIVGERAEVVREIDGGLESLSIGLPAVMTTDLRLNEPRYVTLPNIMKAKKKPLEVLKPDALGVDPAPRLATLKVEEPPKRQAGAKVADVKELVAKLKGEAKII, from the coding sequence ATGAAGGTGCTGGTCGCAGTCAAGCGCGTGGTCGATTACAACGTCAAGGTGCGGGTGAAGGCCGACGGTACCGGCGTGGACATCGCCAACGTGAAGATGTCGATGAATCCCTTCGACGAGATCGGTGTCGAAGAGGCGATCCGTCTCAAGGAAGCCGGTGCCTGCAGCGAGATCGTGGTCGTCTCGCTCGGCGTCCCGCAGTGCCAGGAGACCTTGCGCACCGCGCTTGCGATGGGCGCCGACCGTGCCATCCTGGTCGAGACCGATGCCGAACTGCAGCCGCTGGCGGTGGCGAAACTGCTCAAGGCGGTGGTCGATCGCGAACAGCCGAAGCTCGCGATCCTCGGCAAGCAGGCGATCGACGATGATGCGAATCAGACCGGACAGATGCTCGCCGCACTGCTCGACTGGCCGCAGGCCACGTTTGCCTCGAAGCTCACGATCGTCGGCGAGCGCGCCGAGGTGGTTCGCGAGATCGATGGCGGCCTCGAGTCGCTGTCGATCGGCCTGCCGGCGGTGATGACCACCGACCTGCGGTTGAACGAGCCGCGCTACGTCACGCTGCCGAACATCATGAAGGCGAAGAAGAAGCCGCTCGAGGTGCTGAAGCCCGATGCGCTCGGGGTTGACCCGGCGCCTCGGCTCGCCACGCTGAAGGTGGAAGAGCCGCCGAAGCGGCAGGCCGGCGCCAAGGTCGCCGATGTGAAGGAACTGGTCGCGAAGCTCAAGGGCGAAGCGAAGATCATCTGA
- the radA gene encoding DNA repair protein RadA yields MARDRTLHVCSACGAQSTKWQGQCPGCNEWNTLVETVVSSHPGAAGGKSAAGAAGSSRPVSSLSQITPHAEPRFETGSTELDRVLGGGLTRASVVLIGGDPGIGKSTLLLQAMATMSANRRSLYVTGEESMEQVALRARRLGVDASDLGLLAETQLENILATLSAEHPDVAVIDSIQTVYSGQLMSAPGSVSQVRECAAQFTRFAKASGCALVMVGHVTKEGALAGPRVLEHMVDTVLYFEGETHSSFRLIRAFKNRFGAVNELGVFAMTEKGLKGVSNPSAMFLSQHEAEVPGACVTVTLEGTRPLAVELQALVDDAHGSNPRRLTVGLENNRLAMLLAVLHRHAGIACNDQDVFVNAVGGVRIGEPSADLPVLLAIVSSLRGRAVPGKLIAFGEVGLAGEIRPVVRGQDRIKEAAKLGFTRAIVPAANRPKQPIDGIEIVGVKRIEEALAALRG; encoded by the coding sequence GTGGCGCGCGACCGTACCCTCCATGTCTGCAGCGCCTGCGGTGCGCAGTCGACCAAGTGGCAGGGGCAGTGCCCGGGCTGCAACGAGTGGAACACGCTCGTCGAGACGGTTGTCAGCAGCCACCCCGGCGCGGCCGGAGGCAAGTCGGCTGCGGGCGCTGCCGGCAGTTCGCGTCCGGTGTCTTCGCTGTCGCAAATCACGCCACATGCCGAACCGCGCTTCGAAACCGGCAGCACCGAGCTCGATCGCGTGCTCGGCGGCGGACTGACCCGGGCTAGCGTGGTGCTGATCGGCGGCGATCCCGGGATCGGCAAGTCGACGCTGCTGCTGCAGGCCATGGCAACGATGTCGGCGAACCGCCGCTCCCTGTACGTGACCGGCGAGGAGTCGATGGAGCAGGTTGCACTGCGCGCACGCAGGCTCGGCGTCGATGCCTCCGACCTCGGGCTGCTCGCGGAGACGCAGCTCGAGAACATTCTGGCGACGCTTTCGGCCGAGCACCCTGACGTGGCGGTGATCGACTCGATCCAGACCGTCTATTCGGGGCAACTGATGTCGGCACCCGGATCGGTGTCGCAGGTGCGCGAATGCGCGGCGCAGTTCACCCGTTTCGCGAAGGCATCCGGCTGTGCGCTGGTGATGGTCGGCCATGTCACCAAGGAAGGCGCGCTCGCCGGTCCGCGCGTGCTCGAGCACATGGTCGATACGGTGCTCTACTTCGAGGGCGAGACCCATTCCAGCTTCCGGCTGATCCGCGCGTTCAAGAACCGCTTCGGTGCAGTCAATGAACTGGGCGTGTTCGCGATGACCGAGAAGGGGCTGAAGGGCGTCTCGAATCCTTCGGCAATGTTCCTGTCCCAGCACGAAGCGGAGGTGCCCGGTGCCTGTGTCACCGTGACGCTGGAGGGCACCCGGCCGCTGGCGGTGGAACTGCAGGCGCTGGTCGACGATGCGCACGGGTCGAATCCGCGTCGGCTGACCGTCGGCCTGGAAAACAACCGGCTGGCGATGCTGCTTGCCGTGCTGCACCGCCATGCCGGCATCGCCTGCAACGACCAGGACGTATTCGTCAACGCGGTGGGGGGCGTGCGGATCGGCGAGCCGTCCGCGGACCTGCCGGTGCTGCTCGCGATCGTGTCCTCGCTGCGTGGGCGAGCGGTGCCCGGCAAGCTGATTGCGTTCGGCGAGGTCGGACTGGCCGGCGAGATCCGCCCGGTGGTGCGCGGCCAGGACCGGATAAAGGAAGCGGCCAAGCTCGGGTTCACCCGGGCGATCGTGCCTGCCGCGAACCGGCCGAAGCAGCCGATAGATGGCATCGAGATCGTCGGCGTCAAGCGCATCGAGGAAGCGCTCGCGGCGCTGCGCGGCTGA